The following are encoded in a window of Algiphilus aromaticivorans DG1253 genomic DNA:
- the nusG gene encoding transcription termination/antitermination protein NusG — translation MAMRWYVVHAYSQYENHVKRALQERIQREGLQDHFGDILVPTEEVVEVRDGVKRTTERKFFPGYVLVQIDMSEEAWHLVKSTPRVLGFIGGTPDKPAPISEKEANTILNRVEESVEKPRPKTLFEPGETVRVIDGPFADFNGVVEEVNYEKSRLRVAVLIFGRSTPVELDFSQVEKG, via the coding sequence ATGGCGATGAGATGGTATGTCGTGCATGCGTACTCGCAGTACGAGAACCACGTCAAGCGCGCGCTTCAGGAGCGCATTCAGCGCGAAGGACTGCAGGATCACTTCGGTGACATCCTAGTGCCGACCGAGGAGGTTGTCGAGGTCCGCGACGGCGTCAAGCGCACCACCGAGCGCAAGTTCTTTCCGGGCTACGTGCTCGTGCAGATCGACATGAGCGAGGAGGCCTGGCATCTGGTCAAGTCGACGCCGCGCGTGCTCGGCTTCATCGGCGGCACGCCCGACAAGCCGGCGCCGATCTCGGAGAAGGAGGCCAACACCATCCTGAACCGGGTCGAGGAATCGGTCGAGAAGCCCCGCCCGAAGACGCTCTTCGAGCCGGGCGAGACAGTCCGGGTCATCGACGGCCCCTTCGCGGACTTCAACGGCGTCGTCGAGGAAGTCAACTACGAGAAGAGCCGCCTGCGCGTGGCCGTTCTCATCTTCGGGCGCTCGACGCCCGTGGAGCTGGACTTCTCGCAGGTCGAGAAGGGGTGA
- the secE gene encoding preprotein translocase subunit SecE — protein sequence MSNSKQASGGSLDTLWMLAALAVVVGGVAAFYLLQPEYNVAVRAAIVVASVGAAAFMFYQTANGRTAWGYLVGARIEMRKTTFPTRQESVQTTLLIAVVVLIVALFLWGLDSFLLWAVQLLTGRG from the coding sequence ATGAGCAATTCCAAGCAAGCATCCGGCGGCAGTCTGGACACCCTCTGGATGCTGGCCGCGCTGGCGGTGGTCGTCGGCGGTGTCGCCGCCTTCTATCTCCTGCAGCCGGAGTACAACGTGGCCGTGCGCGCCGCCATTGTCGTGGCGTCAGTAGGGGCGGCTGCCTTCATGTTCTACCAGACTGCGAATGGCCGGACGGCCTGGGGGTATCTGGTGGGTGCGCGCATCGAGATGCGCAAGACCACCTTCCCGACGCGTCAGGAGAGCGTGCAGACCACCCTGCTCATCGCAGTGGTGGTACTGATCGTGGCGCTCTTCCTCTGGGGGCTGGATTCCTTCCTGCTCTGGGCGGTGCAGCTTCTGACGGGAAGGGGTTAG
- the tuf gene encoding elongation factor Tu: MAKAKFERTKSHVNVGTIGHVDHGKTTLTAALTVCQARKWGGDATAFDMIDKAPEEKARGITISTAHVEYESENRHYAHVDCPGHADYVKNMITGAAQMDGAILVVSAADGPMPQTREHILLARQVGVPFIVVFLNKADMVDDAELLELVEMEVRDLLSQYDFPGDDTPIITGSALKALEGDEGEFGAEAIQKLIDAMDSFIPEPERAIDGAFLMPVEDVFSISGRGTVATGRIERGVVKVGDEIEIVGIKKTVKTTVTGVEMFRKLLDRGEAGDNVGVLLRGTKREEIERGQVLAKPGSITPHTQFECEVYILKKEEGGRHTPFFAGYRPQFYFRTTDVTGNVTLPEGAEMVMPGDNVNLKVELIAPIAMEDGLRFAIREGGRTVGAGVVAKIIA, from the coding sequence ATGGCCAAAGCAAAGTTCGAGCGCACGAAGTCCCACGTGAACGTGGGTACGATTGGGCACGTTGACCACGGCAAGACGACGCTGACTGCGGCGCTGACGGTATGTCAGGCGCGGAAGTGGGGTGGTGATGCGACCGCATTCGACATGATCGACAAGGCGCCGGAAGAGAAGGCGCGCGGCATCACGATTTCGACGGCGCACGTGGAGTACGAGTCGGAGAATCGTCACTACGCGCACGTTGACTGCCCTGGCCACGCCGACTACGTCAAGAACATGATCACCGGTGCTGCGCAGATGGATGGCGCGATTCTGGTGGTGTCCGCTGCTGATGGCCCCATGCCGCAGACGCGCGAGCACATTCTGCTGGCCCGTCAGGTGGGTGTGCCCTTCATTGTCGTGTTCCTGAACAAGGCCGACATGGTGGACGACGCCGAGCTTCTGGAACTGGTCGAGATGGAAGTTCGCGACCTGCTGAGCCAGTACGACTTCCCGGGCGACGACACCCCGATCATCACCGGCTCGGCGCTGAAGGCGCTGGAAGGCGACGAAGGCGAGTTTGGCGCGGAAGCCATCCAGAAGCTGATCGACGCCATGGACAGCTTCATTCCCGAGCCCGAGCGCGCGATTGACGGCGCCTTTCTGATGCCGGTTGAGGACGTCTTTTCGATTTCGGGTCGCGGCACCGTGGCCACCGGGCGCATTGAGCGCGGCGTGGTCAAGGTCGGCGACGAGATCGAGATTGTCGGCATCAAGAAGACCGTCAAGACCACGGTGACCGGTGTCGAGATGTTCCGCAAGCTGCTGGATCGTGGCGAAGCGGGCGACAACGTCGGCGTGCTGCTGCGCGGCACCAAGCGCGAAGAGATCGAGCGCGGCCAGGTGCTGGCGAAGCCGGGCAGCATTACCCCGCACACGCAGTTCGAGTGCGAGGTCTACATTCTCAAGAAGGAAGAGGGCGGACGTCACACGCCCTTCTTTGCCGGCTACCGGCCGCAGTTCTACTTCCGGACGACGGACGTCACGGGCAACGTGACGCTGCCGGAAGGTGCAGAAATGGTGATGCCGGGCGACAACGTCAACCTGAAGGTTGAGCTGATCGCACCGATCGCCATGGAAGATGGCCTGCGCTTCGCCATTCGCGAAGGTGGCCGCACCGTCGGCGCCGGCGTCGTGGCTAAGATCATCGCCTGA
- the hrpB gene encoding ATP-dependent helicase HrpB codes for MRLSETDRRLPVAEALPTLFEALRTARAAVLSAPPGSGKTTLVPLALAEHEPKGRIFVVTPRQVAARAAARRMAAMLGEAVGETVGYHVRWDRRVGQATRVIVMTEGMLLRRLEADPELDGARTVILDEFHERSLDADTALGLLLDVRASLRPDLGLLVMSATLEAEAVSELLGGVPAIRADGRLHPVGVTHRSLAARPLADMRGFARGVAEATVEAMAAADGDALVFLPGIQAIRAVAGELETRVAATVQQLYGSMEPAEQDAVLQPRAGRRVILSTPIAQTSLTVEGIGIVVDSGWHRLTRFDPRAGADRLVTERISRAAAEQRAGRAGRLGPGHCWRMWSADEHAQLPARDAPEILRADLAGFVLRAECWGRGMSRSMALLDRPPAIALKRAEALLADLGALDDSGQLTALGRRMAELPVAPRRAAMLLEGAATGEGALAVWLAALLEVDAGVGPHVSERLREAANAPSGTPLRRVAADLARALDIANASQPPRAEPEAAGRLLARAYPERIARRRPGERERYACSDGGEVAVTEGAQGAEWLVAAHWEPGPPRRARLVAPLDAGDVLAGCCGALRAVEHLGWDDQKEGVVAESRRMLGELVIDARPARVPTEAAQAMLCQAVQRRGLQVLPWNEAARSLQVRIGSLRAWRGGDWPALDDAALGARLEEWLQPYLAGMTRLAQLAELDLAALLRAQVPPEIAGNLDRWAPERVRVPSGHDVRLQYSGDAGPPVLAVKLQALFGLIETPRVDDGRVPVQIQLLSPAGRPLQVTQDLASFWRNGYPEVARELRGRYPKHPWPEDPLTAEASMGARRRGAP; via the coding sequence ATGCGCCTGAGCGAAACCGATCGCCGGCTGCCGGTCGCCGAGGCGCTGCCGACACTATTCGAAGCCTTGCGCACGGCGCGCGCGGCGGTGCTCAGTGCGCCGCCGGGTAGCGGCAAGACGACGCTGGTGCCGCTGGCACTCGCTGAGCACGAGCCGAAAGGCCGCATCTTCGTCGTCACCCCACGCCAGGTGGCTGCGCGTGCTGCGGCGCGGCGCATGGCTGCCATGCTGGGTGAAGCGGTGGGCGAGACGGTGGGCTACCACGTGCGCTGGGACCGTCGCGTCGGGCAGGCCACCCGTGTGATCGTCATGACTGAGGGCATGCTGCTGCGCCGGCTGGAGGCCGACCCTGAACTCGACGGCGCGCGTACGGTAATCCTCGACGAGTTTCACGAGCGCAGTCTGGATGCCGACACCGCGCTCGGCTTGCTGCTGGACGTGCGCGCAAGCCTGCGCCCGGATCTGGGGCTGCTTGTGATGTCCGCGACGCTGGAGGCGGAAGCCGTCTCCGAGCTGCTGGGCGGTGTGCCCGCGATTCGCGCGGACGGGCGCCTGCATCCGGTAGGCGTGACGCACCGTTCGCTGGCTGCACGCCCGCTGGCAGATATGCGCGGCTTCGCCCGTGGTGTGGCCGAGGCCACCGTCGAGGCGATGGCGGCGGCTGACGGTGATGCGCTGGTCTTTCTGCCCGGTATTCAGGCCATCCGGGCGGTGGCTGGCGAGCTGGAAACGCGTGTGGCCGCGACGGTGCAACAGCTGTACGGCAGCATGGAGCCGGCTGAGCAGGATGCCGTCCTGCAGCCCCGCGCGGGCCGGCGTGTGATCCTGTCGACGCCCATCGCCCAGACCAGCCTGACTGTCGAGGGCATCGGCATCGTCGTCGACAGCGGCTGGCATCGCCTGACCCGTTTCGATCCTCGTGCCGGCGCCGACCGTTTAGTTACCGAGCGTATCTCGCGGGCGGCTGCCGAACAGCGCGCCGGCCGTGCCGGCCGCCTTGGTCCCGGTCACTGCTGGCGGATGTGGTCCGCTGACGAGCATGCGCAGCTGCCCGCGCGGGATGCGCCGGAGATCCTGCGTGCGGATCTGGCCGGCTTTGTGCTGCGTGCCGAGTGCTGGGGGCGTGGCATGAGTCGCAGCATGGCCTTGCTCGACCGGCCGCCCGCGATCGCGCTGAAGCGCGCCGAAGCCTTGCTCGCCGATCTCGGAGCCCTGGACGACAGCGGTCAGCTCACCGCCCTCGGCCGGCGCATGGCCGAGCTGCCCGTGGCGCCGCGTCGCGCCGCCATGCTGCTGGAAGGGGCTGCGACCGGCGAGGGTGCCTTGGCGGTCTGGTTGGCAGCGCTTCTGGAAGTGGATGCCGGAGTCGGTCCGCATGTGAGCGAGCGGCTGCGCGAGGCAGCGAATGCGCCGTCGGGCACGCCGTTGCGCCGCGTTGCAGCCGATCTGGCGCGGGCGCTGGATATCGCCAATGCCAGCCAGCCGCCGCGCGCCGAGCCAGAGGCCGCCGGCCGCCTGCTGGCGCGCGCCTACCCCGAGCGCATCGCGCGCCGCCGGCCGGGCGAGCGCGAACGCTACGCCTGCAGCGACGGCGGTGAAGTCGCCGTAACCGAGGGCGCTCAGGGCGCGGAGTGGCTGGTGGCTGCGCATTGGGAACCCGGCCCGCCGCGCCGTGCGCGTTTGGTCGCGCCGCTTGACGCCGGCGATGTGCTCGCTGGCTGCTGTGGTGCGCTGCGCGCCGTCGAGCACCTGGGCTGGGACGATCAGAAGGAGGGCGTGGTCGCCGAGTCCCGCCGCATGCTGGGCGAGTTGGTCATCGATGCGCGCCCGGCGCGCGTGCCAACGGAAGCCGCGCAGGCGATGCTCTGCCAGGCCGTGCAGCGTCGCGGTTTGCAGGTTCTGCCGTGGAACGAGGCTGCCAGGAGCCTGCAGGTGCGCATCGGTAGCCTTCGTGCCTGGCGCGGCGGTGATTGGCCTGCGTTGGACGACGCGGCACTGGGCGCTCGGCTCGAGGAATGGCTGCAGCCCTATCTTGCCGGCATGACGCGTCTCGCGCAGCTGGCCGAGCTTGACCTGGCGGCGCTGTTGCGCGCGCAAGTTCCCCCTGAGATCGCCGGCAATCTCGATCGCTGGGCGCCCGAGCGGGTGCGCGTCCCCAGTGGCCACGACGTTCGCCTGCAGTACAGCGGTGACGCCGGTCCGCCCGTACTGGCTGTGAAGCTGCAGGCGCTGTTCGGGCTGATCGAGACGCCGCGCGTTGACGACGGACGGGTGCCGGTGCAGATCCAGTTACTCTCCCCGGCGGGGCGGCCGCTGCAGGTCACGCAGGATCTGGCTTCCTTCTGGCGTAACGGGTATCCGGAAGTAGCGCGCGAGCTGCGCGGCCGCTATCCGAAGCACCCCTGGCCCGAGGATCCGCTGACCGCCGAGGCCTCGATGGGTGCGCGCAGGCGCGGTGCGCCTTGA
- the tesB gene encoding acyl-CoA thioesterase II, whose protein sequence is MTNKALNDLVTLLDLEPLEVNIFRGGSRDLGGKSVFGGQVIGQALMAGARTIEEGVPHSLHAYFLRPGDMTLPIVYDVDRVRDGRSFAARRVQAIQSGKPILSMIASFHRHETGPDHQKAMPEVPAPESLEDQDTLRSRWLAAHPDVPEPLQRALLRQLAIEFRPVAPMDPFAAEPRPAEQHIWFRAGGQLPDDPMLHRCVLAYASDFNLLSTALLPHGKSYLSPDLVVASIDHALWFHRDFRADEWLLYAMDSPTAQGSRGLSRGEIWTRDGLLVASVVQESLMRDISD, encoded by the coding sequence ATGACGAACAAGGCTCTGAATGACCTCGTGACGCTGCTCGATCTCGAGCCGCTGGAAGTCAACATCTTCCGCGGCGGCTCGCGCGATCTCGGCGGCAAGAGCGTCTTCGGCGGTCAGGTCATTGGTCAGGCGCTGATGGCCGGCGCGCGCACCATTGAAGAGGGCGTTCCGCACTCTCTGCACGCGTACTTTCTGCGCCCTGGCGACATGACGCTACCCATCGTCTACGACGTCGATCGCGTGCGCGACGGGCGCAGCTTCGCCGCACGTCGCGTGCAGGCCATCCAGAGCGGCAAGCCGATCCTGTCGATGATTGCCAGCTTCCACCGGCACGAGACCGGTCCGGATCACCAGAAAGCCATGCCGGAGGTGCCTGCTCCCGAATCGCTGGAGGACCAGGACACACTGCGCAGCCGTTGGCTAGCCGCGCATCCCGACGTGCCCGAGCCGCTGCAACGTGCGCTGCTCCGGCAGCTTGCCATCGAGTTCCGGCCGGTCGCGCCCATGGATCCCTTCGCGGCCGAGCCACGGCCGGCTGAGCAGCACATCTGGTTCCGCGCCGGCGGACAGCTTCCGGACGATCCGATGCTGCACCGCTGCGTGCTGGCCTACGCCTCGGACTTCAACCTGCTGTCTACCGCGCTGCTGCCGCACGGGAAGAGCTATCTCTCTCCTGATCTCGTGGTTGCCTCCATAGACCACGCGCTATGGTTCCATCGCGATTTCCGCGCAGACGAGTGGCTGCTCTACGCCATGGATTCACCCACCGCGCAGGGCAGCCGCGGTCTGTCTCGCGGCGAGATATGGACACGCGACGGCCTGCTCGTGGCCAGCGTCGTGCAGGAAAGCCTGATGCGAGACATCAGCGACTGA
- a CDS encoding alpha/beta fold hydrolase: MIPSLTRFGYISAACVLLFVLGVMILAPATATRFALQVERLMAGLEQHSVEVDGFEMPYLAGGEGPTLLLLHGFTANKDNFSRVAKHLTRDFHVVIPDLPGFGEASAPQGADYGLDAQVARVAGFVEAVSIEEAAHVGGNSMGGYIAASLALAHPDKVASLWLLAPAGLAGEQTSEMRRELAETGRNPLLVQRAENYADVLEMVFHEPPFLPWFVRDTLAGRAAERFDHYTRIFEQIYDAPALNERVAEIQAPTLLVWGAEDRVLHPSGAKAWMEQHPDSELQMLAEIGHLPMMEAPETVAKALLSFHAERFGGDD, from the coding sequence ATGATCCCCTCCCTGACCCGCTTCGGCTATATCTCCGCGGCCTGCGTGCTGCTGTTTGTACTCGGCGTCATGATCCTGGCGCCGGCCACCGCCACTCGTTTTGCCCTCCAGGTCGAGCGCCTGATGGCGGGATTGGAGCAGCACAGCGTGGAAGTGGACGGCTTCGAGATGCCTTATCTCGCCGGCGGCGAAGGCCCCACTCTGCTGCTGCTGCACGGATTCACGGCCAACAAGGACAACTTCAGCCGGGTCGCCAAGCATCTAACGCGCGACTTCCATGTCGTCATCCCCGATCTACCGGGGTTCGGCGAGGCAAGTGCCCCGCAGGGCGCCGACTACGGGCTCGACGCGCAGGTGGCGCGTGTCGCCGGCTTTGTGGAGGCGGTAAGCATCGAGGAGGCCGCCCACGTCGGCGGCAACTCCATGGGCGGCTACATCGCCGCCTCGCTGGCGCTGGCCCATCCGGACAAGGTGGCCTCGCTGTGGCTGCTGGCGCCAGCCGGCCTGGCCGGTGAACAGACCTCCGAGATGCGGCGCGAGCTGGCCGAGACCGGCCGCAATCCTCTGCTCGTGCAGCGAGCCGAGAACTACGCAGACGTGCTCGAAATGGTCTTCCACGAGCCCCCCTTCCTGCCCTGGTTCGTGCGCGACACCCTCGCCGGTCGCGCCGCCGAGCGCTTCGACCACTACACGCGCATCTTCGAGCAGATCTACGACGCGCCCGCGCTCAACGAGCGCGTCGCCGAAATCCAGGCCCCCACCCTGCTGGTCTGGGGCGCCGAGGACCGCGTGCTGCATCCCTCCGGTGCAAAGGCCTGGATGGAACAGCACCCGGACAGCGAGCTGCAGATGCTGGCCGAGATCGGGCATCTGCCCATGATGGAAGCCCCCGAGACAGTGGCCAAGGCATTGCTTTCCTTCCACGCCGAGCGCTTCGGCGGCGATGACTAA
- a CDS encoding cation:proton antiporter: MLLELSAFDSTALLLTLAAAVGMLGLLLRQPLIVSFIAAGIIAGPDALGLVSDPQTVHLLAEIGIALLLFLVGLKLDLKLVRTLGPVAMATGLGQVAFTTVFGFLIALALGMAPVPALYVAVALTFSSTIIIVKLLSDKREIDALHGRIALGFLIVQDIVVVFAMIALSTLGIGNEGGSGAILNTALGGLAMLALVGVFIRYIASPLMRWLANAPEMLVTFAISWAVFFAALSDGIGFGKELGGLLAGVALASTPLREAVASRLASLRDFLLLFFFLSLGAQLDLGVLGAQVPAAIVLSLFVLIGNPLIVLAIMGAMGYRKRIGFLAGLTVAQISEFSLIFIAMGVTLGHVGEATMGLVTLVGLITITLSTYMILYSHQLYDRLEPLLRVFERRVTARERISDEPVRTQAHPVIVFGLGRFGEEVASALEARAIHPLGVDFDPEALQRWTAKNRAGVYGDASDPEFLPSLPLGGAEWVVVAVPPHPQSLDRADIRMSVLHGLQQAGYGGKVAFCSHARDDAERMAQTGVDLVLLPYHDGAIRAVERMLDTDPFARLDIIDR, encoded by the coding sequence ATGCTTCTGGAACTCTCTGCCTTCGACAGCACGGCGCTGCTGCTGACGCTGGCTGCGGCCGTGGGCATGCTCGGCTTGCTGCTGCGCCAGCCGCTCATCGTCAGCTTCATTGCTGCCGGCATCATCGCCGGCCCCGACGCGCTGGGCCTGGTTTCCGACCCGCAGACCGTGCATCTGCTGGCCGAGATCGGCATCGCCCTGCTGCTCTTCCTCGTCGGCCTGAAGCTCGACCTCAAGCTGGTGCGCACGCTCGGGCCCGTCGCCATGGCCACCGGCCTGGGGCAGGTGGCCTTCACCACCGTCTTCGGTTTCCTGATCGCGCTGGCGCTGGGCATGGCGCCGGTGCCTGCGCTCTACGTCGCCGTGGCGCTGACTTTTTCCAGCACGATCATCATCGTCAAGCTGCTTTCGGACAAGCGCGAGATCGACGCGCTGCACGGGCGCATTGCGTTGGGTTTTCTGATCGTGCAGGACATCGTCGTGGTCTTTGCGATGATCGCGCTCTCGACCTTGGGTATCGGCAACGAGGGCGGCTCAGGCGCGATCCTGAACACCGCCCTAGGCGGACTCGCGATGCTGGCGCTGGTGGGGGTGTTCATTCGCTACATCGCTTCGCCGCTGATGCGCTGGCTGGCGAATGCGCCGGAGATGCTGGTGACCTTCGCGATCTCCTGGGCGGTGTTCTTCGCCGCGCTCTCCGACGGCATCGGCTTTGGCAAGGAGCTGGGCGGGCTGCTCGCCGGCGTGGCGCTGGCCTCGACGCCGCTGCGCGAGGCGGTGGCGTCGCGCCTCGCCAGCCTGCGCGATTTCCTGTTGCTGTTCTTCTTCCTCAGCCTGGGTGCGCAGCTGGATCTGGGCGTGCTGGGCGCGCAGGTGCCGGCAGCGATCGTGCTGTCGCTCTTCGTGCTCATCGGCAACCCACTGATCGTGCTCGCCATCATGGGCGCGATGGGCTACCGCAAGCGCATCGGTTTCCTGGCCGGTCTGACGGTGGCGCAGATCAGCGAGTTCTCGCTGATCTTCATCGCCATGGGCGTGACACTCGGTCACGTCGGCGAGGCCACGATGGGGTTGGTGACGCTGGTGGGGCTGATCACCATCACGCTGTCCACCTACATGATTCTCTACTCGCATCAGCTCTACGATCGGCTTGAGCCGCTGCTGCGCGTCTTCGAGCGGCGCGTCACCGCGCGCGAGCGCATCAGCGACGAGCCGGTGCGCACGCAAGCGCATCCGGTGATTGTCTTCGGCCTTGGCCGCTTCGGCGAGGAGGTCGCTAGCGCGCTGGAGGCACGCGCCATCCATCCGCTGGGCGTGGATTTCGATCCGGAGGCGCTGCAGCGCTGGACCGCCAAGAACCGTGCCGGGGTCTACGGCGATGCCTCGGACCCGGAGTTCCTGCCCAGCCTGCCGCTGGGCGGCGCCGAGTGGGTGGTAGTGGCCGTGCCGCCGCACCCGCAGTCGCTGGACCGCGCCGACATACGGATGTCGGTGCTGCACGGCCTGCAGCAGGCCGGTTACGGCGGCAAGGTGGCTTTCTGCAGCCATGCCCGCGACGACGCCGAACGCATGGCACAGACCGGCGTCGATCTGGTGCTATTGCCCTATCACGACGGTGCGATCCGCGCGGTCGAGCGCATGCTCGATACCGACCCCTTCGCGCGGCTGGACATCATCGACCGCTAG
- a CDS encoding acyl-CoA desaturase, translating to MSDSAASAPLNWPAVVMFAITIPLGLIAAPAYIVATGPSLWLFAWAFAFFWASGIAITAGYHRYWAHRSYSARGPLRWVLMLFGSMALQNSILIWASMHRVHHKHVDDTESDPYSIRRGFWFAHMGWMLRDYPSGEVDPAVARDLEADPLVAFQHRHYLKLALGMNLLLPAAAGALHGDIIGGLLIAGALRLVAVQQITFFINSLAHTWGKRPFTRDNTARDNGLIAMLTFGEGYHNFHHLFQWDYRNGIRWWQFDPTKWLIAGAEKIGQASHLRRVPEFKIQRALLETQLEAARARAEAAPADESRVAHLLHLLEQERAAFTHTLSEWAQVQQQRIESARRDLADRIAHSELSGRVVAMEHSLAHALRAQRRRVRLLGRQLAEQMQGPSAA from the coding sequence TCCGCTGCATCCGCTCCCCTCAACTGGCCCGCCGTGGTCATGTTCGCGATCACCATCCCGCTCGGGCTGATTGCGGCGCCGGCCTATATCGTGGCGACGGGGCCGTCGCTCTGGCTGTTTGCCTGGGCCTTCGCCTTCTTCTGGGCCAGCGGCATTGCCATCACGGCTGGTTATCACCGCTACTGGGCGCATCGCAGCTACAGCGCGCGCGGGCCGCTGCGCTGGGTACTGATGCTCTTCGGCAGCATGGCGCTGCAGAACAGCATCCTGATCTGGGCCTCCATGCACCGGGTACATCACAAGCACGTCGATGACACCGAGTCGGACCCCTACTCGATCAGGCGCGGTTTCTGGTTCGCGCACATGGGCTGGATGCTGCGCGACTATCCCAGTGGCGAGGTCGATCCAGCCGTGGCGCGCGATCTGGAGGCCGATCCGCTGGTGGCCTTCCAGCACCGGCACTATCTGAAGCTCGCGCTGGGCATGAACCTGCTGCTGCCGGCGGCCGCCGGCGCGCTGCACGGCGATATCATCGGCGGCCTGCTGATCGCCGGCGCGCTGCGGCTGGTTGCGGTTCAGCAGATCACGTTCTTCATCAACTCGCTGGCGCACACCTGGGGCAAGCGGCCCTTCACACGCGACAACACGGCGCGCGACAACGGTCTCATCGCCATGCTGACCTTCGGCGAGGGCTACCACAACTTCCACCACCTCTTTCAGTGGGACTACCGCAACGGCATCCGCTGGTGGCAGTTCGACCCCACCAAGTGGCTGATCGCCGGCGCCGAGAAGATCGGGCAGGCCTCGCATCTGCGGCGCGTGCCGGAGTTCAAGATCCAGCGTGCATTGCTGGAGACGCAGCTCGAGGCCGCGCGTGCCCGCGCCGAGGCGGCGCCCGCGGACGAGTCACGCGTGGCGCATCTGCTGCACCTTCTGGAGCAGGAGCGGGCCGCTTTCACGCACACGTTGTCCGAGTGGGCGCAGGTCCAGCAGCAGCGCATCGAATCGGCACGGCGTGACCTGGCCGATCGCATCGCGCACAGCGAGCTCAGCGGTCGCGTTGTCGCCATGGAGCATTCGCTGGCTCACGCCCTGCGTGCGCAGCGCCGCCGGGTGCGGCTGCTCGGTCGCCAGCTCGCTGAGCAAATGCAGGGCCCTTCCGCCGCCTGA